The Streptomyces sp. NBC_00691 genome has a segment encoding these proteins:
- a CDS encoding DNA repair ATPase, with protein sequence MSTGIDQDTYAVLRDRLSAQAAELARRAEALNTARTAAFGAGGLSHTGTDSIRTRGAGVLLDVAAVGDDVLLFGCHPASAVSAEPSVADVFTLHDRDLNPLPEESVPGLLDDPGFVREFSALHRYFRGARLLRLRRVEGRLLAVFRTGQKAGDIRVLRWSIGPSGETRFLDAQGERDHVVPPSHDVDWMETTRDDHVQGRHPHISLDDRIFVSTVGGALTVKTENDTERAEGVYTEPVDEPLQALADAEVAYATVGPLILLRVRPYKEDAVRHLVFNALTGSVVRLDGLAQACLRLPGDEGVVFPGGYCLASGAVRTFDTDTSGLVFDRLVRSPNGEDVLFAFHTRPERRGLLLPYNLIRKEITRPVSCRGYALLDDGTMVVLRDEPGEPGRAHPVQMWRTPYVCDTHVTPAVDGPLARIGNADLVRGIADCLSIARQATEPAPAGEVYEALVTACIRASDVHHWLGDPETGDLRTPLNQLRATTAQVLDEFRTVTTLTRQAAEALDESAQQVGRLVRRIRGEAPATAEEWISRITELRRAQGHLVTMKDMRYADTARIDVLAGDVEADIAAAAQRAVAFLQREDAFTAHHTEAERLATEAGAVTTVAGTGPVADMIDAHTAGLRTLSEIIAGLDIGDATVRTSILERIADVLGVLNRVRALLAARRAELLDQEGRAEFTAEFALLGQAITGALATADTPDRCDDHLGRLLLQLENLESRFAEHDGFLGELADKRAEMYDAFTARRQSLQDARARRAERLAASAGRVLEAIARRAATLTDLDEVNTYFASDPMVAKIRHTGAELRELGDGTRAEELEGRLGAARQEAGRALRDRTDLLSDGGATIRLGRHRFAVNRQTPEVTLVPHHDTLALALTGTDYRVLVTGPAFAETRRFWDRALPSESPEVYRSEHLAARLLAEHGPGSLAGEDLAALARRAAETAYDEGYERGVHDHDTELILKAVLRLHERIGLLRYPATARATAQLFWAHATTADAREQWTRRAQALTRARDLFGAESALDGLRNEWAEEIGDPTAAAYLIEELATAPAGFAVSDAARTLLEKFRRAVDTAAYDDALASLTEPRARRQLVEAWLTAYASASGERFDEGMLAEAVAVELCPDLDRYEIAAPTTETVTGLLGSHPRVEGRALELRLDEFLARTAAFAAEDVPAFRAYQRQRTELVEAERGRLRVDEYRPQVMSSFVRNRLVDEVYLPLIGDNLAKQLGAAGDAKRSDSQGLLLLLSPPGYGKTTLIEYVAECLGLLLVKVDGPALGQRTVSLDPAEAPDAAVRRELEKIAFALAAGSNVLLYVDDIQHTSPEFLQKFIPLCDATRTLNGHDLRGKRFAVCMAGNPYTESGQAFRVPDMLANRADVWNLGDVLTGKEEAFALSFVENALTSHPVLAPLAGRERSDLELLTRLAAGDPTARRDRLTHPYAPAELDQILSVLRHLLTARETVLAVNEAYIASAATADAARTEPPFQLQGSYRTMNKITARISPAMNDAELAAVVDDHYTAEAQTLTTEAEANLLKLAGLRGTLTPAQAARWAEVTGAYTRTQAMGGSGDAPLARAVAALGLLADRITAVETAITRATDPRHLLARPVGRHAIHRADASAPEHRQN encoded by the coding sequence ATGAGCACCGGAATCGACCAGGACACGTACGCGGTGCTGCGCGACCGTCTTTCGGCGCAGGCGGCCGAGCTGGCCAGGCGTGCCGAGGCACTCAACACCGCTCGTACCGCCGCCTTCGGTGCCGGCGGTCTGTCTCACACCGGCACCGACAGCATCCGCACCCGGGGCGCTGGGGTACTGCTGGACGTCGCCGCCGTCGGGGACGACGTCCTGTTGTTCGGCTGCCACCCGGCCTCCGCGGTGAGCGCCGAGCCGTCGGTCGCCGACGTCTTCACGCTGCACGACCGCGACCTGAATCCGCTGCCCGAGGAGTCGGTGCCCGGACTCCTCGACGACCCCGGCTTCGTACGGGAGTTCTCGGCACTGCACCGGTACTTCCGAGGCGCGCGCCTGCTCCGGCTCAGGCGCGTGGAGGGCCGGCTCCTCGCCGTCTTCCGGACCGGGCAGAAGGCCGGCGACATCCGCGTCCTGCGCTGGTCGATCGGGCCGTCCGGCGAGACGCGGTTCCTCGACGCCCAGGGAGAACGCGACCACGTCGTCCCTCCCTCGCACGACGTGGACTGGATGGAGACGACCCGCGACGACCATGTCCAAGGGCGGCACCCGCACATCTCGCTCGACGACCGCATCTTCGTCTCCACGGTCGGCGGGGCGCTGACGGTCAAGACGGAGAACGACACCGAGAGGGCCGAGGGGGTCTACACCGAGCCGGTCGACGAGCCGCTGCAGGCGCTGGCCGACGCCGAGGTCGCGTACGCCACCGTGGGCCCGCTGATCCTGCTGCGGGTCCGCCCGTACAAGGAGGACGCCGTCCGCCACCTCGTCTTCAACGCTCTGACCGGGAGCGTCGTCCGGCTCGACGGACTCGCTCAGGCGTGTCTGCGACTGCCCGGGGACGAGGGGGTCGTGTTCCCCGGTGGCTACTGCCTGGCCTCCGGTGCGGTGAGGACCTTCGACACCGACACCTCGGGACTGGTCTTCGACCGACTGGTCCGTTCGCCCAACGGCGAGGACGTCCTCTTCGCCTTCCACACCCGGCCGGAGCGTCGCGGTCTCCTCCTTCCGTACAACCTGATCCGCAAGGAGATCACCCGTCCCGTCTCCTGCCGCGGATACGCGCTGCTCGACGACGGCACGATGGTCGTGCTGCGCGACGAGCCCGGCGAGCCCGGCCGGGCCCACCCCGTGCAGATGTGGCGGACCCCGTACGTCTGCGACACGCACGTGACCCCTGCGGTGGACGGTCCGCTGGCCCGCATCGGCAACGCGGATCTCGTCCGGGGCATTGCCGACTGCCTGTCGATCGCCCGCCAGGCCACCGAGCCGGCCCCCGCCGGCGAGGTCTACGAGGCACTCGTCACCGCCTGCATACGTGCGAGCGACGTCCACCACTGGCTGGGAGACCCGGAGACCGGCGACCTGCGCACCCCGCTGAACCAGCTGCGGGCCACCACCGCGCAAGTCCTCGACGAGTTCCGGACCGTGACCACGCTCACCCGGCAGGCCGCGGAGGCTCTCGACGAGTCCGCCCAGCAGGTCGGCCGACTGGTACGGCGCATCCGGGGCGAGGCACCCGCCACGGCGGAGGAGTGGATCTCCCGGATCACCGAACTCCGCCGGGCACAGGGCCACCTGGTGACCATGAAGGACATGCGGTACGCCGACACGGCACGCATCGACGTCCTCGCCGGGGACGTCGAGGCCGACATCGCCGCAGCGGCCCAGCGGGCAGTCGCCTTCCTCCAACGCGAGGACGCCTTCACCGCCCACCACACCGAGGCGGAGCGGCTCGCGACCGAGGCCGGCGCCGTCACCACCGTGGCGGGCACGGGCCCGGTCGCCGACATGATCGACGCGCACACCGCCGGCCTGCGGACCCTCAGCGAGATCATCGCCGGCCTCGACATCGGCGACGCCACCGTCCGCACCTCGATCCTGGAACGGATCGCCGATGTCCTGGGCGTGCTGAACCGCGTCCGGGCCCTCCTCGCCGCCCGTCGCGCCGAACTCCTCGACCAGGAGGGCCGGGCGGAGTTCACCGCCGAGTTCGCCCTGCTCGGACAGGCCATCACGGGAGCCCTGGCCACCGCGGACACCCCGGACCGCTGCGACGACCACCTCGGCCGGCTGCTCCTCCAGCTGGAGAACCTGGAGTCGCGGTTCGCCGAGCACGACGGCTTCCTCGGCGAGCTCGCTGACAAACGGGCCGAGATGTACGACGCCTTCACCGCGCGCAGGCAGTCCCTCCAGGACGCCCGCGCCCGCCGCGCGGAGCGCCTCGCTGCATCGGCCGGCCGCGTCCTGGAAGCGATCGCCCGGCGCGCCGCGACCCTGACCGACCTGGACGAGGTGAACACGTACTTCGCCTCCGACCCCATGGTCGCCAAGATCCGGCACACCGGCGCCGAGCTGAGGGAACTCGGCGACGGGACACGGGCGGAGGAACTGGAGGGCCGACTCGGCGCCGCCCGGCAGGAAGCCGGACGGGCGCTGCGGGACCGTACCGACCTGCTCTCCGACGGCGGTGCCACGATCCGGCTCGGCCGGCACCGCTTCGCCGTCAACCGGCAGACCCCCGAAGTCACCCTCGTGCCGCACCACGACACCCTCGCCCTCGCCCTCACCGGCACCGACTACCGCGTTCTGGTCACCGGCCCGGCGTTCGCCGAGACCCGCCGCTTCTGGGACCGGGCTCTGCCCTCCGAGTCACCAGAGGTCTACCGGTCCGAACACCTTGCCGCACGACTCCTCGCCGAGCACGGCCCCGGCAGCCTGGCGGGCGAGGACCTGGCCGCCCTCGCGCGCAGAGCCGCCGAGACCGCGTACGACGAGGGGTACGAGCGCGGCGTCCACGACCACGACACGGAGCTGATCCTCAAAGCCGTCCTCCGTCTGCACGAACGGATCGGACTTCTCAGGTACCCGGCCACCGCGCGCGCGACCGCCCAGCTCTTCTGGGCCCACGCCACCACCGCTGACGCCCGCGAGCAGTGGACCCGCCGGGCGCAGGCCCTGACACGGGCCCGTGACCTGTTCGGCGCGGAATCGGCCCTCGACGGGCTGCGGAACGAGTGGGCCGAGGAGATCGGCGACCCGACGGCCGCCGCGTACCTGATCGAGGAACTCGCCACCGCTCCGGCGGGCTTCGCCGTCTCGGACGCGGCACGCACCCTGCTCGAGAAGTTCCGCCGCGCCGTCGACACCGCCGCCTACGACGACGCCCTCGCCTCCCTCACCGAGCCGCGCGCGCGGCGCCAGCTCGTCGAGGCATGGCTCACCGCCTACGCGTCGGCGTCCGGAGAACGGTTCGACGAAGGCATGCTGGCCGAGGCCGTCGCGGTCGAGCTCTGCCCGGACCTCGACCGCTACGAGATCGCCGCCCCCACCACGGAGACTGTCACCGGACTCCTGGGCAGCCACCCCCGCGTGGAGGGACGTGCTCTGGAGCTGCGCCTCGACGAGTTCCTGGCCAGGACGGCCGCGTTCGCCGCCGAGGACGTGCCCGCCTTCCGCGCCTACCAGCGGCAGCGGACGGAGCTCGTCGAGGCCGAGCGCGGACGGCTCCGCGTGGACGAGTACCGCCCCCAGGTCATGTCGTCCTTCGTCCGCAACCGGCTCGTCGACGAGGTCTACCTTCCCCTGATCGGCGACAACCTAGCCAAACAGCTCGGCGCGGCCGGAGACGCCAAGAGGAGCGACTCCCAGGGCCTGCTGCTGCTCCTCTCCCCGCCCGGCTACGGCAAGACCACGCTGATCGAGTACGTCGCCGAATGCCTCGGCCTGCTCTTGGTCAAGGTCGACGGGCCTGCTCTCGGGCAGCGGACGGTCTCCCTCGACCCCGCGGAAGCCCCCGATGCCGCTGTCCGCCGGGAACTGGAGAAGATCGCCTTCGCCCTGGCGGCGGGCAGCAACGTCCTGCTGTACGTCGACGACATCCAGCACACCTCGCCGGAATTCCTGCAGAAGTTCATCCCGCTCTGCGACGCCACCCGGACCCTGAACGGCCACGACCTGCGCGGCAAGCGCTTCGCCGTCTGCATGGCGGGAAACCCGTACACCGAGTCGGGACAGGCCTTCCGCGTCCCCGACATGCTCGCCAACCGGGCCGACGTGTGGAACCTCGGCGACGTCCTCACCGGCAAGGAGGAAGCCTTCGCCCTCAGCTTCGTCGAGAACGCCCTCACCTCCCACCCCGTCCTCGCCCCGCTCGCCGGCCGCGAGCGCTCCGACCTGGAGCTCCTGACCCGGCTGGCGGCCGGCGACCCGACCGCGCGCCGCGACCGCCTCACCCACCCCTACGCCCCGGCCGAACTCGACCAGATCCTCTCCGTCCTCCGCCACCTCCTCACCGCCCGCGAGACCGTCCTCGCCGTCAACGAGGCCTACATAGCCTCCGCCGCCACCGCCGACGCGGCCCGCACCGAACCGCCGTTCCAGCTCCAGGGCTCGTACCGCACCATGAACAAGATCACGGCCCGTATCTCACCCGCCATGAACGACGCAGAACTCGCCGCCGTCGTCGACGACCACTACACCGCCGAAGCCCAGACCCTCACCACCGAGGCCGAGGCCAACCTCCTCAAACTCGCCGGCCTCCGCGGCACCCTCACCCCGGCACAGGCCGCCCGGTGGGCCGAGGTGACCGGCGCGTACACACGCACCCAGGCGATGGGCGGTTCCGGAGACGCCCCCCTCGCCCGGGCGGTCGCCGCTCTCGGCCTGCTCGCCGACCGCATCACCGCCGTCGAGACGGCGATCACCCGCGCGACGGACCCGCGCCACCTCCTCGCGCGCCCCGTCGGGCGGCACGCGATACACCGCGCTGACGCATCCGCTCCCGAACACCGCCAGAACTGA